The sequence ACTTCTCTGAAGATGCACTGGGTGGCTGAGAATTACGTATTGTGGCATTCAGGTCTTGTTCACAGTTAGCATATGCCATACCAATACCAAAACCTCCTCCCATCAGAATTGGCCACCTTTTTCGTTTGAAGAAGAGCAGCGAAAATACTGAGCCTATGACAATGCCACCGCCTgaaagggaaaaaatatttacatattattttggACTTGTGTGGAGGTGCTAACTGCAAAACATAACAAACTGTAATGAAGATGAATGCACATAGTAGTAGAATAAACCTAAGAAAATTCAAGCTTATTGGGATTTCATGCCTAATTCCCATTCAATTAACTGAAGTACCTCAAAGATCAATTTGGATCCTACTAGATCTCATCAGTTGACTCAAGACCTATGATTGTTTACATATTTCAATGCAAAAAGAGGGCTAGCATCAGTCAGATCATGGGTGAGTTGCTTATAGGTAAGACATTACTAAAATATTagagtatttaaatatttctatttctgattaacaaaaaaaataacagattTTGTAATCCAAACAGATGATTAAAAGGGCTTCTTTTAGCAATTAGTGACGTAATGAAATCAAGTACCTTCATATCATAACTGAGTTAATAAATGCTTTGCTTCTCTGGTAACATCCCATTCCTGGCAGAAAATTATGCACTTCCTAACTAACTACACAAATGTCTATTTTATATCTGACCAGCATATCaggcaatttttatttaaaaggttttgTGAAGCTTGAAAAATCAGATCTATTTCTTGCTCATATCCATTTTAATGTCTTGTACTTTGATCATATTATCTTTCCCCAAGCTTTCATCCATTACCATCATTATTGCTTCTGAACACATTGTGGACATTgtagaaaaaatgttcatgtaAAGAATAACATTGAGGGAAACAGACAGTAccaataaaaaacaaattgcatTCTTCATCACTAAAATTAAGGTTCTTGAAGGTGAAGCTTTTGAGTTGAACAGATTGTTATAGTGAATTGTTCCACAATTATCTGATCCTGAAGAGTTCTGAGAGACCAAAGATTAATGAAGAAAAGAATGCAAAGAACTGGTTTGTAAGACACTAGAAGTGACGATTCTCTGCTAGAGCTAATAAATCTATTCTCACTTAGTGTTTCTAAGTATCTCCTCACATGTTTGTGATGACATAACAAggtatattaattaaaaaaacgcaaGCAAAATTACTTACCGAATTTTATAGCAGAGTCTGATATACACCTATCCCATTTCCTTCCCAATTCCTCTTCAATATACAGAGGTGCACTCATTTTTGGTGGTCAAAAAGGCTAATTTCCTTACTTAATTAAGGTTGTATGTTAACTGCTGTTTCTTTTCGATTTGGCGGTGATGAAACAATTTTGAAGCACAAATTTGCCGAAAAAATTATGATCTTGTTAATTAACACTTGAAACCACCGAATACCCttccaaattttaacaaaaccGCTAGATTTCCCCTGACCTCAGTTTATGATTTTTTCCCTTTTGGTGACATCAACTTGACAAGTTGACCGTCACTAAGAGCATTTTCGTTTCGCAGGTGGTTCTGGTTACTTTTGACAAATGACTAATCAGATGTCGACACGTTTGCGCAGTCAATGCGACAATACGGTGAACTTTGCCAATTGTCCTTGTTTTGTTATGACATTCGATTAAGTTGTCCCGCTGTCGAGGTCTGGAAGTACTAGGCGTTTTCCATTGGGTGTCAGAAATAGGATTGCTACACCAAACTCGTCAAACAGGAACgtgatgtgttttattaatcaacttagaataaacttatttctacTGTGTACAGAGTATGATTGTTACCAGTTGGAGTACATGTGGAGGGTGCGAGGCCCGGAAGAGAAAAGAGACCGTTGGTGATGtgatcaacggttttatatggtttggatcgaactatccagaatgtatttccggaaaccgttacggaaaatgttttcccgccgttgttttagttctctacagaaccgagatactgctctggttcgcagtgcactgtcactgtcattattaGACGAGTGACACTGCACGCGCTGCTGGCTCCGCCACAAGTAGCAGGAgcggaaatagcgaaagggttgGTTAGATATATAAACCCAAAAAGACCCTTAAAATATCTCTTACACACTTAGTCTCTCATACTCTTAAGCTCTTATACCCAAAAGCTCTTCAGCTCTTAAACTCTTATACTCTTACTCTCAGCTCTATCGAGGTAACGTACCACGATTATTACCCTCGGTATAGTACATacagactgtgataataaacgtagcactagttttgtataaataaagatagtcgagcagtatcagcgcgtattttgtatctagaactagtatctttgccgggttagaatactggtccctTCAGCGTGCTCACCTCGTGATGGAAAAACAGATCACCCCGTTAGCACCAACAACACGCCGCGTTACTACGAATCCCatcggtaaacgcaaacaCTTATAAACCCGACACCACTTAAGAAcgtcgtggtattagtgacctcgctcgtcaatgctttttcttaagaaggctgtcagcctgcccttcatcttattgtctcttctaatattacatttacagaactaaaaaaaaactaataaatctccgacatattcATAGTTAATTTGACAACaaagaagttttatttttaaaagataatttttttttatcttttaaaaatatgattaaaaatattcaatttagacaaacaaaaaagcaaaGTCCAATTACGAACTTTATTATAAACTCTTGCTGCACTCTAACGGTAATAACATGTATCACACATTGGATCACAAAGCAGCAACCGCACTGTGAGATTTCTGTTTTCTATTATGTGAGGTTATGTGTGTTTCCTTGACTCCTTTTGTGCAGTGTCGTCTAATAATATTGTTCATCTAATGTTTCCAGAGAATATTTCactgaaaagtaaaatttggTCAGTCGCTGCCGGTATTTATGTgttcaaaaagtacatttgcttttttatgATCTG comes from Euwallacea similis isolate ESF13 chromosome 9, ESF131.1, whole genome shotgun sequence and encodes:
- the LOC136410858 gene encoding MICOS complex subunit Mic10-like; its protein translation is MSAPLYIEEELGRKWDRCISDSAIKFGGGIVIGSVFSLLFFKRKRWPILMGGGFGIGMAYANCEQDLNATIRNSQPPSASSEK